A genomic segment from Streptomyces antibioticus encodes:
- the mutM gene encoding bifunctional DNA-formamidopyrimidine glycosylase/DNA-(apurinic or apyrimidinic site) lyase gives MPELPEVEVVRRGLERWVAHRTVADAEVLHPRAVRRHLAGADDFAHRLAGHRIGTPSRRGKYLWLPLEDSGQAILAHLGMSGQLLVQPHAAPDEKHLRIRVRFADTVDTELRFVDQRTFGGLSLHDTTADGLPDVIGHIARDPLDPLFDDEAFHQALRRKRTTIKRALLDQSLISGVGNIYADEALWRSRLHYDRPTHTFTRPRSFELLGHVRDVMNAALAVGGTSFDSLYVNVNGESGYFDRSLDAYGREGLPCKRCGTPMRRRPWMNRSSYFCPTCQRAPRAAS, from the coding sequence ATGCCTGAACTGCCCGAGGTCGAGGTCGTCCGGCGCGGTCTGGAGCGATGGGTCGCCCATCGCACGGTCGCCGACGCCGAGGTGCTGCACCCCCGTGCCGTCCGCCGCCATCTCGCGGGCGCCGACGACTTCGCGCACCGCCTGGCGGGCCACCGGATCGGCACCCCCAGCCGCCGCGGCAAGTACCTGTGGCTGCCGCTGGAGGACTCCGGGCAGGCGATCCTCGCCCACCTCGGGATGAGCGGCCAACTGCTGGTCCAGCCGCACGCGGCGCCGGACGAGAAGCATCTGCGCATCCGGGTGCGGTTCGCCGACACCGTGGACACCGAACTGCGCTTCGTCGACCAGCGCACCTTCGGCGGCCTCTCTCTGCACGACACCACCGCGGACGGACTGCCCGACGTCATCGGGCACATCGCCCGCGACCCCCTCGACCCGCTGTTCGACGACGAGGCGTTCCACCAGGCGCTGCGCCGCAAGCGGACCACCATCAAGCGGGCCCTGCTCGACCAGTCACTGATCAGCGGCGTCGGCAACATCTACGCCGACGAGGCGCTGTGGCGCTCCCGCCTGCACTACGACCGCCCGACCCACACCTTCACCCGCCCGCGCTCCTTCGAACTGCTGGGCCACGTCCGGGACGTGATGAACGCGGCCCTCGCCGTCGGCGGCACCAGCTTCGACAGCCTGTACGTCAACGTCAACGGCGAGTCGGGCTACTTCGACCGCTCCCTGGACGCCTACGGGCGCGAGGGGCTGCCCTGCAAGCGGTGCGGTACGCCGATGCGCCGCCGGCCCTGGATGAACCGCTCCAGCTACTTCTGCCCGACGTGTCAGAGGGCGCCGCGCGCCGCGTCGTAG
- a CDS encoding YceD family protein: MAPNARLDHRNPLVFDTHELGRRPGALQRLTRVIDAPVDLGIQGVVGVPEGAPVELELRLESVMEGVLVTGTARAQAEGECVRCLEPLELALEADFQEMFSYPDADDRGRVKAEPADDAEDDEDRLFIEDGMFDLEPVLRDAVVLALPMQPVCQDDCPGLCSECGARLADDPGHHHDATDIRWAALQGLAGSLGDGEKDEMSGEAPGSARANEKQEK; encoded by the coding sequence ATGGCTCCCAACGCACGGCTGGACCACCGCAACCCCCTCGTGTTCGACACGCACGAGCTGGGTCGGCGTCCTGGCGCGCTGCAGCGCCTGACCCGCGTGATCGACGCCCCCGTGGATCTCGGCATCCAGGGCGTCGTCGGAGTGCCGGAAGGCGCCCCGGTGGAGCTCGAACTCCGGCTCGAGTCGGTCATGGAAGGTGTGCTCGTCACAGGCACCGCCCGTGCACAGGCCGAGGGGGAGTGCGTAAGGTGTCTGGAGCCGCTGGAGCTCGCGCTCGAAGCGGACTTCCAGGAGATGTTCTCGTACCCTGACGCCGATGACCGGGGCCGCGTGAAGGCGGAACCGGCCGACGACGCCGAGGACGACGAGGACAGGCTCTTCATCGAGGACGGCATGTTCGACCTCGAACCCGTGCTGCGGGACGCGGTGGTGCTCGCACTGCCGATGCAGCCGGTGTGCCAGGACGACTGCCCCGGCCTGTGCTCCGAATGCGGAGCCCGGCTGGCGGACGACCCGGGGCACCACCACGACGCCACCGACATCCGTTGGGCGGCATTGCAGGGACTCGCCGGTTCACTCGGAGACGGCGAGAAGGACGAGATGAGTGGCGAAGCGCCCGGTTCGGCGCGCGCCAACGAGAAGCAGGAGAAGTAG
- a CDS encoding acylphosphatase produces the protein MSEDVRLVAWVRGHVQGVGFRWFTRAKALEIGGLSGFALNLADGRVQVVAEGAREGCEGLLHWLAGDDTPGRVDGVTEIWDTPRGGYDGFAIR, from the coding sequence ATGAGCGAGGATGTACGGCTGGTCGCCTGGGTGCGTGGACATGTCCAAGGGGTGGGTTTCCGCTGGTTCACCCGGGCCAAGGCGCTGGAGATCGGCGGACTGAGTGGCTTTGCTCTCAATCTGGCCGACGGCCGGGTCCAGGTGGTCGCGGAAGGCGCCCGGGAGGGCTGCGAGGGGCTGCTCCACTGGCTCGCGGGCGACGACACGCCCGGGCGCGTGGACGGAGTCACAGAGATATGGGACACACCGCGGGGCGGCTACGACGGCTTCGCGATCCGCTGA
- the rnc gene encoding ribonuclease III produces MSDAKADSTAKKQADNAASSHTLLEGRLGYQLESALLVRALTHRSYAYENGGLPTNERLEFLGDSVLGLVVTDTLYRTHPDLPEGQLAKLRAAVVNSRALAEVGRGLDLGAFIRLGRGEEGTGGRDKASILADTLEAVIGAVYLDQGLDAASELVHRLFDPLIEKSSNLGAGLDWKTSLQELTATEGLGVPEYLVTETGPDHEKTFTAAARVGGVSYGTGTGRSKKEAEQQAAESAWRSIRAAADERAEAAKAATAAATADASVDPESAASA; encoded by the coding sequence ATGTCTGACGCCAAGGCGGACTCGACCGCCAAGAAACAGGCGGACAACGCGGCCTCGTCCCACACGCTTCTGGAAGGGCGGCTCGGCTATCAGCTCGAGTCCGCCCTTCTGGTGCGTGCGCTGACCCACCGCTCCTACGCATACGAGAACGGCGGTCTGCCGACGAACGAACGGCTGGAGTTCCTCGGGGACTCCGTGCTCGGCCTCGTCGTCACGGACACGCTGTACCGCACCCACCCCGACCTGCCCGAAGGCCAGTTGGCCAAGTTGCGGGCCGCGGTGGTCAACTCGCGTGCGCTGGCGGAGGTCGGCCGTGGCCTCGACCTGGGCGCCTTCATCCGGCTCGGCCGTGGTGAAGAGGGCACGGGCGGCCGGGACAAGGCGTCCATCCTCGCCGACACCCTCGAAGCGGTGATCGGCGCGGTCTATCTCGACCAGGGCCTCGACGCGGCCTCCGAACTGGTGCACCGCCTGTTCGACCCGCTGATCGAGAAGTCCTCGAACCTCGGAGCCGGCCTGGACTGGAAGACCAGTCTCCAGGAGCTGACCGCGACCGAAGGGCTCGGTGTCCCCGAGTACCTGGTCACGGAGACCGGCCCCGATCACGAGAAGACCTTCACTGCTGCCGCCCGCGTCGGAGGCGTCTCGTACGGCACCGGCACCGGCCGCAGCAAGAAGGAGGCGGAGCAGCAGGCCGCCGAGTCCGCGTGGCGGTCCATCCGGGCCGCGGCGGACGAGCGCGCCGAGGCGGCGAAGGCGGCCACGGCCGCGGCCACCGCCGACGCCTCGGTGGACCCCGAGTCCGCCGCCTCCGCCTGA
- a CDS encoding CAP domain-containing protein, with translation MGRHRRSAAGRAATGRATGVAQPDDSYPGGHDPRDSYPGGARTMGIAPYLNPEAYAESVARSQEYLYATDGLYGPADGAQEYAHVGAADDYARNSTPDYAVHHGRAYGRDLPPEHGPGLGSDLDRDFVSDFTPDVAPDLGPGLGPDFGPDDTALFTMDGYAPDGGALRPGSGRGGTGRRRKRKPVTPVKTGLLGVSAAVAFGTVAVATGVVPGLDSYRLGGGSGAGDNVQAVDSPSNSASEFGGTSGAADGGRGDASTGQGTGTATSPSTSTSPSESTASPSETGGDRATEDTETTPAEEPTRDPSSEATTPKAPEKTEAPAKPETPATVSAETLAAAEVLRLVNEERSEAGLGALTASGSLADLAEQFSDDMAARGFFDHTDPEGLTPWDRATSAGVSGLGGENIARGQSDAAAVMDAWMNSPGHKANILNPDFKTLGVGVHFGAGGPWWTQDFGY, from the coding sequence ATGGGACGCCACCGACGCTCCGCCGCCGGCCGCGCCGCCACGGGCCGCGCCACGGGGGTCGCACAGCCGGACGACTCGTACCCCGGGGGCCACGACCCCCGGGACTCGTATCCGGGCGGAGCGCGGACGATGGGCATCGCGCCGTATCTGAATCCGGAGGCGTACGCCGAGTCGGTCGCACGCAGCCAGGAGTACCTCTACGCCACGGACGGGCTGTACGGCCCCGCCGACGGAGCGCAGGAGTACGCCCACGTCGGCGCCGCGGACGACTACGCGCGGAACTCCACGCCCGACTACGCCGTCCACCACGGCCGGGCCTACGGCCGGGACCTCCCCCCGGAGCACGGCCCCGGTCTCGGCTCCGACCTCGACCGCGATTTCGTCTCGGACTTCACTCCCGATGTCGCTCCCGATCTCGGTCCTGGTCTCGGTCCCGACTTCGGTCCCGACGACACCGCGCTGTTCACGATGGACGGCTACGCGCCCGACGGGGGTGCCCTGCGGCCCGGCTCGGGCCGGGGCGGCACCGGCCGGCGCCGTAAGCGCAAGCCCGTGACGCCCGTGAAGACGGGTCTGCTCGGGGTGTCGGCGGCCGTCGCGTTCGGCACGGTCGCGGTGGCCACCGGTGTGGTGCCGGGCCTGGACAGCTACCGCCTCGGGGGCGGCAGCGGTGCGGGCGACAACGTGCAGGCGGTGGACTCCCCCAGCAACTCGGCCTCCGAGTTCGGCGGCACGTCCGGCGCGGCCGACGGCGGGCGCGGCGACGCCTCGACCGGCCAGGGCACGGGCACCGCCACCTCGCCGTCCACCTCGACCTCCCCGTCGGAGTCCACGGCCTCGCCGAGCGAGACCGGCGGCGACCGGGCGACCGAGGACACGGAGACCACCCCGGCCGAGGAGCCGACCCGGGACCCGTCCTCCGAGGCCACCACGCCCAAGGCCCCGGAGAAGACCGAGGCGCCCGCGAAGCCGGAGACCCCGGCGACCGTCTCCGCCGAGACCCTGGCCGCGGCCGAGGTCCTCAGGCTGGTCAACGAGGAGCGGTCCGAGGCCGGGCTCGGCGCGCTCACCGCGAGCGGTTCTCTGGCGGACCTGGCCGAGCAGTTCAGCGACGACATGGCCGCCCGCGGCTTCTTCGACCACACCGACCCGGAGGGCCTGACCCCCTGGGACCGCGCCACAAGCGCCGGCGTGTCCGGACTCGGCGGCGAGAACATAGCCAGGGGCCAGTCCGACGCGGCCGCCGTCATGGACGCCTGGATGAACAGCCCCGGCCACAAGGCGAACATACTGAACCCCGACTTCAAGACCCTGGGCGTCGGCGTCCACTTCGGCGCGGGCGGCCCTTGGTGGACCCAGGACTTCGGCTACTAG
- the coaD gene encoding pantetheine-phosphate adenylyltransferase, translating into MRRAVCPGSFDPITNGHLDIISRASRLYDEVYVAVMINKSKKGLFEVDERIDLIRQVTSEYGNVRVEAFHGLLVDFCKQRDIPAIVKGLRAVSDFDYELQMAQMNNGLSGVETLFVPTNPTYSFLSSSLVKEVATWGGDVSHLVPPVVLDALDARLRAG; encoded by the coding sequence GCCGCGCCGTCTGTCCCGGGTCGTTCGACCCGATCACCAATGGACATCTCGACATCATCTCCCGCGCCTCCCGTCTGTACGACGAGGTCTATGTCGCGGTGATGATCAACAAGTCCAAGAAGGGCCTGTTCGAGGTCGACGAGCGGATCGACCTGATCCGCCAGGTCACCAGCGAGTACGGGAACGTCCGCGTCGAGGCCTTCCACGGCCTCCTGGTCGACTTCTGCAAGCAGCGCGACATCCCGGCCATCGTCAAGGGCCTGCGCGCGGTCAGCGACTTCGACTACGAGCTTCAGATGGCCCAGATGAACAACGGCCTCTCCGGCGTCGAGACGCTCTTCGTCCCCACCAACCCCACCTACAGCTTCCTGTCCTCCTCCCTGGTCAAGGAAGTGGCCACCTGGGGCGGCGACGTCTCCCACCTGGTGCCCCCGGTGGTCCTCGACGCCCTCGACGCCCGCCTGCGCGCGGGCTGA
- a CDS encoding ATP synthase F0 subunit B — translation MDVQKKLDEIVTTVSSARSMPMSASCVVNRAELLALLEEVRAALPDSLAEARELIGGREQMVEQARQEAERIISGAHAERGSLISDTEIARRSQAEADRILAEARQEAEEIRAEADDYVDSKLANFEVVLTKTIGSVGRGREKLLGTGSGLDDQGYEDEDAPERSHDPETLRRDADAYVDVKLGAFEAVLSKTLEAVGKGRQKLHGRIATDALGALADDDSTFQHSSDADYLADLAALAEQDTRAAQQPAAPNPYEQQQPQEVAQDAYAYQQQPDPYAGGYAQQQGYGQQPDPYGYQQADPYAYQGYDTQQAAYDPQQMQQAQQIPQQAQQMQQQPGYALDETSLFDTSMISPEQLRAYEQERGL, via the coding sequence GTGGACGTGCAGAAGAAGCTCGACGAGATCGTCACCACGGTCTCCAGTGCCCGGTCGATGCCCATGTCGGCCTCGTGCGTGGTCAACCGCGCCGAGCTGCTCGCCCTGCTGGAAGAGGTGCGCGCGGCCCTGCCCGACTCGCTCGCCGAGGCCCGGGAGCTGATCGGCGGCCGGGAGCAGATGGTCGAACAGGCCCGCCAGGAGGCCGAGCGGATCATCTCCGGCGCGCACGCCGAACGCGGCTCCCTGATCTCCGACACCGAGATCGCCCGCCGCTCCCAGGCCGAGGCGGACCGCATCCTCGCCGAGGCCCGCCAGGAGGCCGAGGAGATCCGCGCGGAGGCCGACGACTACGTCGACTCCAAGCTCGCCAACTTCGAGGTCGTCCTCACCAAGACCATCGGCTCCGTCGGCCGCGGCCGAGAGAAGCTCCTCGGCACCGGCTCGGGCCTGGACGACCAGGGCTACGAGGACGAGGACGCCCCCGAGCGCAGCCACGACCCCGAGACCCTGCGCCGCGACGCCGACGCCTATGTGGACGTCAAGCTGGGCGCCTTCGAGGCGGTCCTCAGCAAGACCCTGGAGGCGGTCGGCAAGGGCCGCCAGAAGCTGCACGGCCGGATCGCCACCGACGCCCTCGGCGCCCTCGCCGACGACGACTCGACCTTCCAGCACTCCTCGGACGCCGACTACCTCGCCGACCTGGCCGCCCTCGCCGAACAGGACACCCGGGCCGCACAGCAGCCCGCCGCGCCGAACCCCTACGAGCAGCAGCAGCCGCAGGAGGTGGCGCAGGACGCCTACGCCTACCAGCAGCAGCCCGACCCCTACGCGGGCGGCTACGCCCAGCAGCAGGGCTACGGCCAGCAGCCGGACCCGTACGGCTACCAGCAGGCCGACCCGTACGCCTATCAGGGCTACGACACCCAGCAGGCCGCCTACGACCCGCAGCAGATGCAGCAGGCCCAGCAGATCCCGCAGCAGGCCCAGCAGATGCAGCAGCAGCCGGGGTACGCCCTCGACGAGACCAGCCTCTTCGACACCAGCATGATCAGCCCGGAGCAACTGCGGGCCTACGAGCAGGAACGCGGTCTGTAG
- the rpmF gene encoding 50S ribosomal protein L32: MAVPKRKMSRSNTRHRRSQWKAAVPTLVACERCHEPKQQHIACPSCGTYNKRQVLEV, from the coding sequence GTGGCTGTTCCGAAGCGGAAGATGTCGCGCAGCAACACGCGCCACCGCCGGTCGCAGTGGAAGGCTGCGGTCCCCACCCTGGTTGCGTGCGAGCGCTGCCACGAGCCCAAGCAGCAGCACATCGCGTGCCCGTCGTGCGGCACCTACAACAAGCGCCAGGTCCTCGAGGTCTGA
- a CDS encoding winged helix-turn-helix transcriptional regulator, producing MSSAERAGERELPYDVFAKVCPSRGTLEHVTGRWGGLTLGALYEGSLRFNELRRRVDGVSEKMLSQTLHALERDGLVHREAQPTNPPRVDYELTPLGREVAGRLLSLIHCVEGRMDEVLAARERYDAARGAL from the coding sequence ATGAGCAGCGCGGAGCGAGCGGGGGAGCGGGAGCTTCCGTACGACGTGTTCGCCAAGGTGTGCCCCTCGCGCGGGACGCTGGAGCATGTCACCGGGCGGTGGGGCGGGCTCACGCTCGGGGCGCTGTACGAGGGGTCGCTGCGGTTCAACGAGCTGCGCCGGCGGGTCGACGGGGTGAGCGAGAAGATGTTGTCGCAGACCCTGCACGCGCTGGAGCGCGACGGGCTGGTGCACCGTGAGGCCCAGCCGACCAATCCGCCCCGGGTGGACTACGAGCTGACCCCGCTGGGCCGTGAGGTCGCCGGCCGGCTGCTGTCGCTGATCCACTGCGTGGAGGGGCGGATGGACGAGGTGCTGGCCGCCCGGGAGCGCTACGACGCGGCGCGCGGCGCCCTCTGA